One window from the genome of Pirellulales bacterium encodes:
- the dnaB gene encoding replicative DNA helicase → MAFTPRTDSQRADKPHLGKTSELLDRQPPRSHEAERGILGSMLLLPEVCDDVFPLIHADDFYDDAHRRIFVHLDEMHNSNRRIDITLLVERLKAKNELEMVGGMAYLASLVREVQNAAHATEYALLVREKSTLRQLIFASTEILRDAYDSNQEPKHLLSQAEQKIFSILENQGQGEVSSIYDILHQAMDRIDARMQGTHAASGILTGFKDLDTQTGGLHNSELIILAARPSMGKTALAMNIAEHVALNENQPVLFVSLEMSSLELGDRLLCSAARVNGHRLRNGTISKQDRQLLMETAGKLGESKLFVDDTPSRTMTEIAANARRLKRRHGLGLVVVDYLQLIEPDNPRDQRQEQVAKIARRLKIMARELKVPVICLAQLNRQAEMSRDNKPRLAHLRESGAIEQDADVVMFVHRDDYYASNDQERAELAGKAELIIAKQRNGPVGDVKLAWLKDFTRFENLAFERHEDFQDYGGGF, encoded by the coding sequence ATGGCTTTTACCCCCCGCACGGATTCACAGCGCGCAGATAAGCCGCATTTGGGTAAAACCAGCGAGTTGCTCGACCGCCAGCCCCCCCGCAGCCACGAGGCCGAACGGGGCATCCTGGGGAGCATGCTGCTGTTGCCCGAAGTTTGCGACGATGTCTTTCCCCTGATCCACGCGGATGATTTTTATGATGACGCCCACCGCCGCATCTTTGTCCACCTGGACGAGATGCACAATTCCAACCGGCGGATTGATATCACGCTGTTGGTCGAGCGGCTCAAGGCAAAAAACGAACTGGAAATGGTCGGGGGGATGGCCTACCTGGCCAGTTTGGTCCGCGAGGTGCAAAACGCCGCGCACGCCACCGAGTATGCGTTGTTGGTGCGGGAAAAATCCACCCTACGGCAGTTAATCTTTGCCAGCACGGAAATCCTGCGCGACGCCTATGATAGCAACCAGGAACCCAAGCATTTGCTCAGCCAGGCCGAGCAAAAAATCTTTTCCATCTTGGAAAATCAAGGCCAGGGGGAAGTCTCTAGCATTTATGACATTCTGCATCAGGCCATGGATCGGATCGATGCCCGGATGCAGGGAACTCACGCCGCCAGCGGTATTCTCACCGGCTTTAAGGATTTGGACACACAAACGGGGGGGCTGCATAATTCCGAGCTGATCATCCTGGCCGCCCGCCCTTCGATGGGCAAGACCGCCCTGGCCATGAACATCGCCGAACATGTCGCGCTCAACGAAAATCAACCCGTGCTGTTTGTTAGCCTGGAAATGTCCTCGCTGGAATTGGGGGATCGCCTGCTCTGCTCCGCCGCGCGGGTCAATGGGCATCGCCTGCGCAATGGAACGATTAGCAAACAGGACCGTCAGCTTTTAATGGAGACCGCGGGCAAACTTGGTGAAAGCAAGTTGTTTGTGGATGATACCCCCAGCCGCACAATGACCGAAATCGCCGCCAACGCCCGCCGCCTGAAACGGCGCCACGGCCTGGGGTTGGTGGTGGTGGATTATTTGCAATTGATCGAGCCGGACAATCCGCGCGATCAACGCCAGGAACAAGTGGCCAAAATTGCCCGCCGACTAAAAATCATGGCCCGCGAACTAAAGGTCCCCGTTATTTGCCTGGCACAGCTTAACCGCCAGGCGGAAATGAGCCGCGATAACAAACCACGACTAGCCCATCTGCGCGAGTCGGGCGCCATTGAACAAGACGCCGACGTGGTGATGTTTGTCCACCGTGACGACTACTACGCCAGCAACGACCAGGAGCGGGCCGAGCTGGCGGGCAAGGCGGAATTAATCATTGCCAAACAACGCAACGGACCCGTGGGGGATGTCAAACTGGCCTGGTTGAAGGACTTTACCCGTTTTGAAAATTTGGCTTTTGAACGACACGAGGATTTTCAGGATTATGGCGGGGGATTTTAG
- a CDS encoding replication-associated recombination protein A translates to MSLFAAAEEANRRQAEPLAARMRPRTLTEFVGQGHFLGEGKLLRRLIDADRLGSVIFYGPPGTGKTTLASILAQATHSAFRQLNAVTSGVKELREVLEEARTRLEVDGRKTLLFIDEIHRFNKSQQDALLPDVESGNVTLVGATTQNPFFALTSALVSRSRIFQFQPLTREEIQQVILAALADPYRGFGGEQISLTPDALAFLAEVSDGDARRALGALEVGILSSPARPLTFTRELAVESVQRKAIVYDAGDSHYDAASALIKSIRGSDVDAGLYWLARMLEGGEDVRFLTRRLVILASEDIGNADPQALVLAVAAMHATEFIGLPECALTLSQAVCYLATAPKSNACTLAIGAAQRDVREGALIPVPVHLRDKHYAGAKRLGHGQGYQYAHDAAGGSPRRTIWAWRKFITSRQSGALRGKSRPVWRRSGRYWPKPGKRGMGKGGETRVTRCGKREEM, encoded by the coding sequence ATGTCCCTCTTTGCAGCCGCCGAAGAAGCCAACCGCCGCCAGGCCGAACCCCTGGCCGCGCGCATGCGTCCGCGCACCCTGACGGAGTTTGTCGGCCAAGGGCACTTTCTGGGCGAAGGGAAACTGCTCCGCCGATTGATTGATGCCGATCGGCTGGGCTCGGTGATTTTTTATGGACCGCCGGGGACCGGCAAAACCACGCTGGCCAGCATTTTGGCGCAGGCCACCCACAGCGCGTTTCGCCAGTTAAACGCCGTCACCAGCGGGGTCAAGGAACTGCGCGAAGTCCTGGAAGAAGCCCGCACCCGTTTAGAAGTCGATGGCCGCAAGACGCTGCTATTCATCGATGAAATTCACCGCTTTAATAAATCCCAGCAGGACGCTTTGTTACCCGATGTGGAAAGCGGGAATGTTACCCTGGTTGGGGCCACCACGCAAAATCCGTTCTTTGCCCTGACCAGCGCGCTGGTCAGTCGCAGCCGCATCTTTCAATTTCAACCTTTGACCCGGGAAGAGATTCAACAGGTGATCCTGGCGGCGCTGGCCGATCCGTACCGCGGTTTTGGCGGGGAGCAAATTTCATTAACGCCGGATGCGCTGGCATTTCTGGCCGAAGTGAGCGATGGGGACGCCCGCCGCGCGCTGGGCGCGTTGGAAGTTGGCATTCTCAGCAGTCCCGCGCGGCCGCTCACGTTTACCCGCGAACTAGCCGTCGAAAGCGTCCAGCGCAAGGCCATCGTCTATGACGCCGGCGATAGCCATTATGATGCCGCCAGCGCGCTCATCAAAAGTATTCGCGGCAGCGATGTCGACGCCGGCCTCTATTGGCTAGCGCGAATGCTAGAAGGGGGAGAGGATGTTCGCTTTTTGACGCGGCGACTGGTCATCCTAGCCAGCGAGGATATCGGCAATGCCGATCCGCAAGCCCTGGTGCTGGCCGTGGCCGCCATGCACGCCACGGAGTTTATCGGCCTGCCGGAGTGCGCCCTTACCCTCTCGCAGGCGGTCTGTTACCTGGCCACCGCCCCCAAAAGCAACGCCTGCACGCTGGCCATCGGCGCCGCCCAGCGCGACGTCCGCGAAGGAGCGCTTATCCCCGTCCCCGTCCACCTGCGGGATAAACACTACGCCGGCGCTAAACGCCTGGGCCATGGGCAAGGGTACCAATACGCCCATGATGCCGCCGGGGGGTCGCCGCGCAGGACTATCTGGGCGTGGAGAAAATTTATTACGAGCCGACAGAGCGGGGCTTTGAGGGGGAAATCGCGGCCCGTCTGGCGGAGATCCGGGCGATATTGGCCCAAGCCCGGCAAGAGGGGGATGGGTAAGGGAGGAGAGACACGGGTTACGAGATGTGGGAAGCGGGAAGAAATGTAG
- a CDS encoding PQQ-binding-like beta-propeller repeat protein, whose protein sequence is MTMIPPYPPHKRRPVRYFLSSLVIAALLFLGAAFSALAANWPEFRGPTADGLANVKNAPTKWSETDNIAWKTPLTGKAWSSPVIWGEQIWLTNAPPDGKEMRAICLDLASGQIVHDIKLWDVAEPQFCYDLNSYASPTPVIEAGRVYVHFGVHGTACLDTTNGEIVWKRPPFDPELQCNHHRGPASSPILHDNLLILTFDGFDQQYVVALDKQSGQIAWRTDRNIDYGTDDGDAKKAYSTPRVIMVDNQPQLISPSAGAVIAYDPRTGEELWRVKCGGMNVSLRPLYAHGLLYNTTAAGGLQLFALKPRSHKPGEKAADLSDQVTWKQEKGASKRSSPIIVGERIYMAGDDGILTCVNALNGEVVWTKRVGGKFSASPVSAAGKIYFSDMEGQTYVLEPGDQYQELAVNTLSAGCMASPAVVEGGLILRTKEAVYRVGK, encoded by the coding sequence ATGACCATGATTCCCCCCTACCCCCCGCACAAGCGTCGCCCCGTCCGGTATTTTCTATCATCCTTGGTGATCGCGGCATTATTATTCCTGGGTGCCGCTTTTTCCGCCCTTGCGGCAAATTGGCCCGAATTTCGCGGCCCGACCGCCGACGGCCTGGCGAATGTCAAAAACGCCCCGACCAAGTGGAGCGAAACCGACAATATCGCCTGGAAAACACCCCTTACCGGCAAAGCCTGGTCCTCCCCCGTCATTTGGGGAGAGCAAATCTGGCTGACGAACGCCCCCCCCGATGGTAAAGAAATGCGGGCCATCTGCTTGGACCTGGCATCCGGTCAAATCGTCCATGATATCAAGCTGTGGGACGTGGCGGAGCCGCAATTTTGTTATGACCTGAATAGTTATGCCTCCCCCACGCCCGTGATCGAGGCTGGGCGGGTGTATGTCCACTTTGGCGTGCATGGGACGGCTTGCTTAGATACAACCAATGGCGAAATTGTGTGGAAGCGGCCGCCGTTTGATCCTGAGTTGCAATGCAACCACCATCGGGGACCCGCTTCCTCGCCAATTTTGCATGACAACTTGTTGATATTGACGTTTGACGGCTTTGATCAGCAGTACGTGGTCGCCCTGGATAAGCAATCCGGGCAAATCGCCTGGCGGACGGACAGAAACATTGACTATGGCACCGACGACGGCGACGCGAAGAAAGCTTATAGCACACCCCGCGTGATTATGGTCGACAATCAGCCCCAACTCATTAGCCCCAGCGCGGGGGCGGTAATCGCCTATGACCCCCGCACAGGAGAAGAACTGTGGCGGGTGAAGTGCGGCGGAATGAATGTCTCCTTGCGGCCCCTGTATGCCCATGGATTGTTGTACAACACCACCGCGGCGGGAGGGTTGCAATTGTTTGCCCTTAAACCGCGCAGTCACAAGCCGGGTGAAAAAGCCGCGGACCTGTCCGACCAGGTTACCTGGAAGCAGGAAAAAGGGGCCAGCAAACGGAGTTCGCCGATCATCGTGGGCGAGCGAATTTACATGGCGGGGGATGACGGGATTTTGACTTGTGTCAACGCGCTCAATGGAGAGGTGGTCTGGACCAAGCGCGTGGGGGGAAAATTTTCCGCTTCGCCGGTGTCCGCCGCGGGAAAAATTTACTTTAGCGATATGGAAGGCCAGACCTACGTGCTAGAACCAGGCGATCAGTATCAGGAACTGGCGGTCAACACCCTAAGCGCGGGTTGCATGGCCAGCCCCGCTGTCGTCGAAGGGGGGCTAATCCTCAGGACCAAGGAAGCGGTGTACCGGGTGGGTAAGTGA